The Lycium ferocissimum isolate CSIRO_LF1 chromosome 8, AGI_CSIRO_Lferr_CH_V1, whole genome shotgun sequence DNA segment agtcttttttttttaatatacattttttcatattttgacaaAGTTCGAGTTGAAAGCAAAGCATTTAGCTGAACCCACCCTAAATCCGCCAACTATTAGCGGACAATTAGTGTAAATTCCAAAACCAATTCTCTTAAGATTAATCAACCAAAAActcacaaaaagaagaaaaaaacgaaaataattaatccaattttttgtttttttttttgttttttgtgtgCACACATCCTTTTGATTTGTATGCATGAAGCGGGGGTGAAATTGACTGTAGTGGCTTATCTACACAGATCGAAGGGCGGTCAGTTGAACATTTTTTGTTAGAAAATTACATATGAgtaaaaggattttttttattgttacaTGTTACAATAAATCTTGAACACCTTTAGCAAAATTCCTAACATCATCATTGATTAACTGTATCTTGTGAATTTCTATTGGTAGAGAAGAACAAAGAGAACTTACCATTTGCCATAGGAGAGACAAAAGAAGGATGCAATGTGTTCAATGGGAGATGGGTTTGGGATGAGAAAAGGCCTTTGTATGAAGAATCAGAGTGTCCTTACATACAACCACAATTGACTTGTCAACAACATGGAAGGCCAGATAAAGATTATCAACATTGGAGATGGCAACCTCATGGTTGTTCTCTTCCAAGGTAAAATTCTTTTATACTGTCagtaaatataagttaaataaattcTATGCATATTGTGTTAGGAATCCATTAGTCCAGTGGACGATGTAACTATTGAGCTACGGTCCAATAGAATTATTATTCCTTCTCTTTCAATATAAgtgtttttcttaaatttcgtgtccagtcaaacaGTATCGCATAATCTGGGACGGAAGGAGCATATTATTAGAGTTAGAATTATTGAGTAATGAACCAATAAGAAAGATTCAATTACCCCGCGTTATAATGATTACTGTTGTTAGGCATTATACTTTGTATTTAAAGTATTTTGCTTGACTGTTTACACTGTACTCTGCATCAATTAATAACTGGTTATAAGAGATATTGTTATTGTGCTTGTTTTTTCTCCAAACTTTATAGctctattctttctttcttttttctcataatATGGCAGTTTCAATGCGACACTAATGCTGGAAACTCTTCGAGGGAAGAAGATGTTATTCGTGGGTGATTCCTTGAACAGAGGACAATTTGTTTCTATGGTTTGTCTTGTCCATAGAATCATTCCTGAGGAAGCTAAATCCATGAAAACTGTTGGTAGTTTCGACGCTTTCACCATTAAGGTGATCATCTCTAGCAATTTTTGAGCTTACACATTacaatccttttttttttttttttggtaaataaattttctttattatcAAATGAGAGTTTACAGTACAATCAAAGGGAAAGAAAGCATATTGGACAGCCCCAGTATGTAAGAGCAACCAAACTTTCTATAGACAGAGTCTATCCCATGCAAGTAATGCCTTTTTTGAAAGATCAATTCGTCCTGTCCAGAGGAAGGTTCTGCATATCCTTTCAATCAAAATTACATCCTTTTTAGATAATAGAAAAAGTTGTGACCAGTATATCTGTATAGAGAGTAATACAGATTTCAGTAGTTGTACTCTTCCAGCATAGGACATAAAATTCTTAAAGTCCAGGATGTAATTCTACCTAGCATCTTCTTGAGTAATGGTTGGCATGGGATCAATTAGTCTCTTAAAGTGTAAGGGTACACACAGATACCTTATTGGCAACTCTTCTTTAGGCATTCCAAAGCATAGACTGAATTTGTTCCATACTCTGATTGACCCCTCCAAAATAAATGAAGCTTTTTGGATATTTGCATCCAATCCAAAAAGCCTGAGAAAACTGTGTGAAATTGTTGAATAATAACTGCACAGATTTGATATCTCCTTTGCTAAATAAAAGCAGGTCATTTTTAAGGCTCAACTGGACCATCTTCAACTTATCATACTTTGGGTGATATTTGAAATCAGGTTCATTCTTTAGAGTTAATTTTCACCAGTCTATTTAGGTATTCacttcggaaacaacctctctaccctacaaaggtagaggtaaggtctgcgtacaccccaccctccctagaccccacttgtgggaatatactggggatgttgttgttgttgtttaggTATTCCTTACTATAACAAACAAGTAGGTGTGATATTGGATCACCCCATCTTAATCCTTTTTTAGCAGGAAATGGCTTAATTGGAACCTCATTGATTGAAATGGAATAGGATACATTGGTAATGCAACACAATATCCATTTGACAAATATGTCTGGAAAGTGCAAGCAAGTTAGAACTtgttccaaatatatatactctAATGAATAATAGGCCTTCTGTAAATCAACTTTCACATACACATTGGTGAGATTTCTCTCTTACTGTTGCGTTTAATCAATTCATGGCTAAGGATAATGTTATCAGATATGAGTCTTCCAAATACAAATATAGCTTGGGTGCCATCAATTAGTCCACTTATGATTGCACTTAACCTTGTATAGATAATTTTTTATATGATCTTAGATAGCAACAATTATGTGATCCGCCACTATACTCCAGGCTTTCTTGAAAAATAGAGCATTGATCCATCACATCCCGGAGCCTTCTGATAATCAATCCCCTCCAATGCCTCTACCACCCCCATTCTAGTAACATGTGCAATCAAACTCAACTGCTGTTGTCTGTTTAGTACTTTGCCTAATAACATAACATTACTTCTAATACTAGGAAGTTGATCCCAATAGCTGCTTCTCAAAACCAGTAACTTCTGATTCTATTATTTCTGGAGTATGACCTATCTTACCCTCTGCTGTAGTCCGACTTCTAATTTGATTTTAGGCAATCCTATTCTTCTTACAAGCATGGAAGAATGCAGTATTTGAGTCTCCTTCTTTCAACTATTATATCTTTGTCTTCTTTTTAGAGGCACACTCTCCTcaatcaactttcatttctcaaTATCCTTCCTTAAACTCTTCTCTTTTTCAAATAGATTCTGGTGCTCACTTATCTAGATATCTTATTTGCCTTTGTAGTACTGAGAGCATATCTTTTGTTACTTCAACTTTATTAGATATCCCTATATATTCATTGTTGTCTAGCTTCTTGAGCTCAACCTTCACTTGTGTCACTTCAGCTGAATCCAATTTTGCAACTGTTGCATTGTATTCAATTGCTCCTGATTTCTGAGATTAAGTAACATCATtcactacaacaacaaaaaaaaaaaaaaaaaaaaaaaaaaaacggaattAGGCACGAACATCGTGACTAATTTGCTCGTAGCTACAGACTTTTTGGGTAAGCTATCCGTGGCTAATTCCTGTTTTTTAGTACTGATTGACTTGTACAATGGTTTGCATGTCTTCTGTTTGCCCTTTATTGGTCACATTAGTCTTTTTCCCCACATCTATAGCTTTGTTGTGCGTCCTTCTTTGGCCGTCCTCTAGCCATCTCCAGTGAAAGCGCAAGATAGTCTATCACCCTTTCGTGCTCTGATAGAAATTGATAGCCATCTCCAGTGAAAGCGCAAGATAGGCTATCACCCTTTCGTGCTCTGATAGAACTTGATACTAAGAGTGATTTTTCTAAAGCTAattatatacaacaacaacaacaacaacaacatacccagtgtagtcccacatagtggggtctggggagggtaagatgtatgcagaccttacctctaccttcatagggtagagaggctgtttccgatagaccctcggctaaaTAGAACGTAGTCAAATGCGTACTAAAGCTAATTATATCCACATTACAATTCTATTATTAGTAACATTGGTTTCCTAATACAAATATGTATAAACTTCTCTTATAgttgagtaattttttttcagGATTACAATGCAACAATTGAGTTCTACTGGGCACCATTTTTGCTGGAATCAAATTCTGATAATCCAGCCAAACATAGGATCGAAGAAAGAGCTGTTCGAAAAGGTTCAATAAACACACATGGAAAAAATTGGATAGGAGCTGACATAATCGTTTTCAATACTTACCTTTGGTGGAGGAGTGGCACCCGTTTTAATATCGTGTAATTTCCTTGCCTCTTTGGTGTTATTTatctatttctttatttattgcTTTTTGTCAGTGATGTAGTCGTGATTTTTTCACTGAGggaattgaaaaaataaaaagtaaatgcagaaagaaactaaagagattcaacatctactatatatacataaaaatgttTAACCTTAAATGTATAGGGTAATTTTCTGGTGAATGGGATTTGGATGAACACCTTGTGCGGTTGCCCCCTTAGCTCCGCCCTTGGACAAGGTCAAGGGATTGGATACCAGCTTTCTAGGCTTAGATATTATACATTTCAAAACTCATTCTTTCACTTTAGAACCTACAACGTCTAAATTCTGAATTTTCCGCTACTTAATTAATGCAGGCAAGGGTCATTTGATGATGAAGTGAAAGATATAGTGGAGGTATCTACAGAGGAAGCATATGGCATGGCAATGAAGAGTATGTTAGGATGGATTAAAAAGAATATGGATCCAAAGAAAACCAGAGTTTTCTTCACTAGCATGTCACCTTCGCATGAAAAGTGAGTAAAACTATAACCTTTTATCCCTCCCTTACCTTAAAAAATGTTCCCATCTCCTTCCCTTGCTATATGATAGATTTTTGCTTTtaacaaaaaagggaaaaagatcATACcaacaaaaggaaaataatcTATTTCACTTGAACTACTAGAAGTGTATTTGGtatggaagaaaatattttcaaaacatatttttcaattttctcatatttggttggttttttagaaaaataagttcattcaaaatcaagaaaaatggcTTCCCTTGtgaaagtaagaaaaataagtttcatAAGTGGCATTTGCTGATTGTCCACCCCTCACCCCCCCCCTCCACCCTCGCCCACCCCACCTCCACCCACGTAGTTTGAGAGTTAACAAAAGCCCCTACAGATATTAATATTTTCAAATAACATTTGAAAATTTTGGTTGCATTTTACCATTGAGAAATAACATATCCACTCTTTGTTTGTCAGGAGCTTAGAATGGGGAGGTGAACCAGACAAGAATTGTTACaatgaaacaaaagtgataGAGGATCCAAATTACTGGGGATCAGGTAGTAGGAAAAGCATAATGCAAGTGATTGGAGAAGAATTTGGCAAATCAAAAGTGCCAATCTCATTGCTCAACATTACACAGCTCTCAAGTTATAGAAAAGATGCACATACAACAATTTACAAGAAGCAATGGCATAAATTAACCCCACAACAACTAGCAAATCCATTCAGCTATGCTGATTGTGTTCATTGGTGCTTGCCTGGCCTTCAAGATACTTGGAATGAGCTTTTATTCACAAAGCTTTTTTATCCTTGAAATTTTTATATGGATATATAATTGAAGGCTTATcgtattatatatttttgttaattATCTTTTTCGATAGTTGGatagaaaatataaatgtatgtatccttttattcttttggatAGTAGTTTTGAAAATTGTCGAACAGGAAATATTTTGTGTCGTTCTGCTTTTGGCCAGAAATGAGACAAGAAACCGTGtccaattatttatttatctcttAATGGAATTGAGGGTCAATTGTATTGGTTTTGCAGTCTTTTACAAATTCATTCTTAGTgttatgtcttttttttttttttactagagATCATCACTTTATATATAAAAGATCTGAAAATAACACAGAAGAGATTTAGAAGCATTATTTTCTTCTAATCAAATTGTAAGTCGTCATAGAAGATCATTTCCTCTCTAATAATATAATGCTTCATACGCATATAAGTATACTGTTGTTTTACGTATTATTTACAAAAATCAGAACATAAACATCACATCTGACCAGAAATATTTACTTTTAGGCAATTGATGTTCATCAAGCTAGTTTCTTGTGAGTCAATTGGTTAtggcttttgaaaaaaaaaatcttagttTTGTGGCTCGTTATAATTTCTTTAGTTCTATGTTAAATGTCCTGGTCTTTTATTTTACACgtaaagatttaaaaaaaaaattgcaggacattttcttttttcaaattataaagCACCATTAAAACTGTTTTTCCTCCAACGAAAATCATTTTACAAAACTGTCTTTCTAGCCATACGCGCTAGAAAGAAAATAAGCACGATGATAACGGAACAAAGGGAGGAAGCGGAAGGATGGAAAGACTTAAAGGGTTGATTTCACGGAATATCATttaatttctattcttttatagaaaaattattaaattatttttcgtAACGAAAAGTTACTCAATTTTGCTGAGTATCGCATAAATTGTTAAACTATCTTTTGTATCAAAAACTCATTCGACTTTACCTAAGTATCACTGAAAGTCATTAGGAGAGAACAAACGACGACGGTGCCAAGTGAATGGATCGTTGCTCAACAGATAAAAAGTATTCTAGGAATAATAGGCTTATCTTCCACGAGAGGTTACATCGACGGGAAGGTTTAACATCTGTATGatacttagaaaaaattgaCTTGACTTTTTTTTACTTTAGAGTTGAACTCCATGGTTGTTGCTAATATATTAAGAGACGATACTATAAAACAACTACAAGTTGAGGAGACTTATTGACAGTAAATACCAAGtattagaacaagatatggtaATGCAAATTTGTTTGTCAGTATTAAGTAGGTTTTTCTTTACTCAGGGGTTAGGCTGCTTTTGGTCATCTCCCCTGTTTTTGAAGGATAAAATCTACTTATCCTTGTGTTGTAACTTTTGAGGTCCATCACTCGTGAATTTTCAACTTATGAATACAACACTACCTATAGAATTTGGgaaactttatttaaaaaaaaaaaaaacaaaaaaaaaaattcaaatttcattgattttcttatttcgaaaaataatataatgtgATATTTTGCACGACCAAATATCTATCATACGTTACACCTGATTTTCACCTAGAGGATAGACCAGTTGCTTTATCTGTTCCAAGTTACGATTGCcgaataataaagaacttaATAGTAAGGACAAAGTATTTTTATGTGAAAACCACTCGGCTCACAAGGGTgaaaaaaccacgacctacacctCTGTAGAATTTGTCTCAAAACTCCACTACAACTGTGAGCCTCAGCGAATTCAGATTACAGCTaagcaacctaggaactaactctaaTTCATATCTCAATGATCTCCCTAAACTATTGAGCCCTCTTCAAGTTGTCCTCAACTTGAAGCTGAATTTGACAAACTGTTATACCTATTACACTTGCTTCTAAGAAAGCTGGAAAGGTACTACTTGATAAATCAAACCTTATACACAATACTATACTTGAAGATTGTAAAACATTACACACTGAAACAGGTTCTTCAATCTGATCTTTCATATCAAGTCGCACTTCAGGAATCATAACtcacaaatattattttttctttatttgctCAAATTCTGGTTTTCTCTCTGTGTGAGTGTGTGACATGATCATATCCTTGAGCAAATTAATAAGGTATATACCACATACATGAAACTAGGATAATTACTTACCTAAAATCAATAGCAGTAATAGCACAATAGTGTAAATGCATATTTGTCCCAAATTCAACGAACATAAAGCTAGCATATCATGGTATATACCAATTATTAATATGGGCTACTTTGGAAAGTAGATGATCTAGCTTAAATACAATGAATTTAATTCAACTCTCATTCTTTCGACGTGTTAATCGTGCTATAGAGGCTTCAAACATAAagccaagaaaaaaataaatgcaaatgATCCTTAATGTTtcatttcaaatctttcaatttcttGTCACTTAGACATATTGTGGATGGtgcaaaaagaatttcaatAGATGGAATTGCCTCCTTCTTCCTTACCCCTCTTCAGAAAAGCTCGTTTTTATAATTATCTCTTCCTATTACTAAGTTTGGTTGTATTTTTGATAACTTACTCATCCTATCTTATTCCCTCTTCACCATCAGTCACATCCTTggccactttgatttggccaaATCCAAAAGTTGCAAGTAAGTTTGATCAAAcacattttttgttttgttgttgttggtactATGATATTCTTCACATTAGAATCACTGCTGATCATATTACTCTTTATCGGACAAACCGAAGAAGCTATACAAGAGTTTTTTCGTGCATATTCATGTGGTTCCAATCTAATTCTATGTTACAATTGAGACTTTCATGCTCTCCGGTTCAGCTCTGAAAATTAGGGTAAATTTTTGGTTACACTATTTCGTTACTTTAAATATAACTATCTATAAGGTAACAACCTATAACAATAAGTAGATCTATATCCTGAAAAATAAGGCAAATGACATGCTACGACCATTTTAAATTATAGTGATAGTGTAATTCTTACTTTATCATTGTACATAAATTATGTTAATTTTCTTGAAGATCTTGATCATGTATGTTTAATCCTGAGTTCTTGTTGGTTCCCCACCTGGGTGTTCGGTATCTTATTTTTGCCCCTCTACTAATTTAAATTCACGCCGCTTAAAGCCCATTGAAGGAGCTGGAAGTGCTAACTTTTTTTCCCCCATTCTTAGTGCTTGAAGCTAAAACCTCTGATTAAGAATGGATGAGCCTATCCATCACCAAACCCTTTCTTGTATCTAATTCGGAGTTGTTTAACTTTGTTATTGTGCTAGAGAAGAACAAGGATAAGTTGCCACCATTTGCAATTGGAGAAGGTGAAAAAGATTGTAATTTATTCAGTGGAAAATGGGTTTGGGATGAGTCAAGTAGGCCTTTATATGAGGAATCAGAATGTCCATATTTACTTCCTCAGGTGACTTGTCAAGAACAAGGCAGGCCCGACAAGGACTATCTCTATTGGAGATGGCAACCTAGTAATTGTCTTATTCCCAGGTTTGTAACCCTTTGATTTACCAAATAATTTACTCCCTATCGATGGTATTAATCAGAGACGGATTCAAGATTTAAACTCTacactataaaaataaactGATATTTGATGCTTGGCCTGACAAACTTGgctaatcaatccgaaaagtacttttgaacaGCAATAAGCATTtggacaaatttttaaaaagtgcttcaagtgtatttttctaaaaaaaaaaaaaaaaaaaaaacttttgggaTGAAGCTATTTTTAAGCTTCTAAAAAACAACTTCTACGTCTACTAAAAAACACTCTCTCTTCTCCTAAAAGCTAGGCCAAACAGCTCAGCTTTAAAGAAAAAACGTTTTAACCTTGGAGAAACTTGGCAAAACAGGCTGTTATTATAATTTTACATGTAATTACTTTAAaattaatgaattaaatttatatgAGAATTATAGCTGTGCAGATTCAATGCATCACTGATGCTGGAAAGTCTTCGAGGGAAGAGGATGATGTTTGTAGGTGATTCCTTAAATAGAGGCCAATTCTATTCCATGGTATGTCTCCTCCATAAAGTCATACCAAACGAGGCAAAATCCCTACATAAAGTAGATTCATTTACCATCTTCACAGCAAAGGTACGTTACATATATTGATGGTATAAATTTGTTTACACGACTAAAGGATTTTAACGTGTTAAATTAGcttaattatcataaatatacTAAAGTGACAAAAATACAATTGAAGGTTACATGTAGTTAATTCAATATTATAAGGAGAAAATTAGAATTTACTAATTGATTACAGAGGGATCAAAACTGTAATTAGTCATACATAGAATTATCTGCAGCTACCTTTTAAGTGACCTGATtgggtaaataattttttacatcaTCAGTACATAAACATAAGTTCATATGGATTTAATTAAGTTGTACACGATAACAAGTGTGAAATCTTTTTATACTATTAGTGAACTTTTATTTgataaaacatttacaaagttACCAACTAGTTttgttataaaaaattattgtataaatattttttacgcCGTCATCATGTGGAAACTACAATTCTATTGCATTCATGATTCAACTTGTAGCTACTATACTAACATTTAATTGGATTCACAATACCAGGATTATAATGCAACAATTGAATTCTACTGGGCACCATTCCTCCTAGAATCAAACGCAGATCATCCTGGTAAACATAGGGTATCTGATCGAATTGTTCGAAAAGATTCGATAGATACACATGGAAAACATTGGAAAGGAGTCGATATTATGGTGTTCAATACATATATTTGGTGGATGAGTGGCCGTACATTCAAGATTCTGTAAATCTTACACAACAATTTCTTCGCATATTAACATTCTTTTTTATAGGCCTCTAAATTAACACTTAATTTATGTTTTATTCAGGAATGGGACATTTGATGATAGTGTAAAAGACATAGCATATGTGCCAACTGACAATGCTTATCGTATGGGGATGGAGAATTTATTGAGATGGATAGAGCAGAATGTGGATCCAAAAAGACATAGGGTCTTTTTTACTAGCATGTCACCTTCTCATGCATGGTAAGTGAACTTAGTATACAAACTTTGATGCCAAATTAGCCAAATTTATAAGGAATTCATAAAGTCACCTCCGACCAGTTAAGTATTGAGAAGTTTAATTGATTTGTCTCTTGCTACTAGCCGGTAGATCCAATCATAGGTTCGTTGGTTCGACATAATTTAGTGCTTTTGGGTCGCGTCATATATATGTGCAAAAAGGAACATAGATAGAGTTAGATATTTACTCGAACATAAAAGCAGATCTAGGTTTTTATAAGTAGGTGTTTGGATATGAGCcatttgatatttgaaaaaatagtatttgaaaTTAAGTTGACAAAAGAGTATTCAGAAGTTAGAACTTGTATGGACATGAAAGCACAACTGAAATTATGTGggtgaaaaattgaaaaactcattaaagtttgttttcaaatttcatagttgaagttgaaataaagAATCAATTTGATAACAAACACttatttaatatataattttcaaatatttcaaattctTGAAACCAAAGTATAAACAAACAGAGTTATATGGAGTCTGGAGTCTTGTTGggttttggattgattattTATACATACTAAATGTATTTCTAACAAATACAAGATGAAGCCAAAGCTACCTATTTCTGCCAAATTCATAACTTCAATTGTAGATCCGCCGCTCATGTTAAGAACCTATCACGTCATCTAAGTTCTGGATTTGTAATTACTACTGACAAAACTATTATTTTGCCTGTTATTAGGAGCAAAGAGTGGGGAGGTGAACCCAATCAGAACTGTTACAATGAAACAAAAATGATAGAGGATCCAAATTACTGGGGATCAGATAGTAGAAAAAGCATAATGCAAGTGATTGGAGTAACTTTCAGTAAATCAAAAGTGTCAATCTCACTGCTCAACATTACACAGCTCTCAAGTTATAGAAAAGATGCACATACAACAATTTACAAGAAGCAATGGAATAAATTAACCCCACAACAATTAGCTAATCCATTCAGCTATGCTGATTGTGTTCATTGGTGCTTGCCTGGCCTTCAAGATACTTGGAATGAGCTTTTATTCACAAAGCTTTTTTATCCTTGAAATTTTTATATGGATATATAATTGAAGTCTTATCATATTATATAATTTTGTTAATTATCTTTTTCGATAGTCGgatagaaaatatatatgtatgtatccttttattcttttggatGGTAGTTTTGAAAATTGTCGAACAGGAAATATTTTGTGTCGTTCTGCTTTTGCCCAGAATTGAGGCAAGAAACCATGcccaattatttatttatctcttAATCGAATTGAGGGTCAATTGTATTGGTTTTGCAGTCTTTTACAAAATCATTTTTAgtgttatgtttttttttacaagAGATCATCATTTTACACCTAAAAGATCTGAAAATAACACACAAGAAATCCAGAagcattattttcttttattcactTTATACATAAAAGATCTGAAAATAAACACAATAGATCTAGCTAGAagcattattttcttttattcaaattgtaaatcGTAATAGAAGACCATTTCCTCTCTAATAATCAAAAGCCTCATACGCACAAAATATATTGTTGTTCTACATATTATTTACAAAAATCAGAACATAAACGTCAGAtctaacatatttacttttaggCAGTTGATGTTCATCAAGCTAGTTTCTTGTGAGTCAATTGGTTAtggattttgaaaagaaaaagaaaaaaaaaacttagtttTGTTCCGCATTATGATTCTTTTTAGTTCTATGTTAAGTTTCCAGATTTTTATTTCATACataaagatttttaaaaaaaaattaaaaaaaaattgcgggacaatttcttttttcaaattataaagGGTTATTAAAATTGTTTTCCTCTAACGAAAATCATTTTTCCACCCATGCATGCTAGAAAGAAAACAAGCATGATGATTATGGAACAAAggtatttttattcttttatataaaatttattaaattatttttcgtAACGAAAAGTTACTCGATTTTGCCGAGTATCACATAAATCGTTAAACTAACTTTTTCTGGTAACAAAAAACTCATTCGACTATACCTAAGTATCACTGAAAGTCATTAGGAGAGAACAAATGACGACGGTGCCAAGTGAAAGGATCATTGCTCCACAGATAAAAAGTACTCTAGGAATAACAGGTTGATTTTCTACAAGAGCTCACAGAGACGGGAAGGTTTAACATTCTATATGatacttagaaaaaattgaCCGACTTTTTTTACTTTAGAGTTGAACTCAATGGTGATTGCTAATATATTAAGAGACGACACTATAAAACAACTACAAGTTGAGGAGACTTATTGACAGTAAATGCCAAGcattagaacaagatatggtcatGCAAATTTGTTTGTaaaataaagtatttttttgtttattcaGGGGTTAGCTAGGCTGCTTTTGGTCACCTTCCCCTGTTTTTGAAGGATAAAATCTACTTATCCTTGTATTGTAAGTTTAACTTTTGAGGTCCTTGACTCCTGAATTTTCAGCTTATGAATTCAACATTACCTATAAAATTTGGGaaactttattaaaaaaaaaaaaaaaaaggtcaaactTCAGTGATTCGAAAAATAATAGTATTATGATTTTGACgcaataaaataaaagtgaaccGACCATACTGTAAATTTGCATCACATCATAAGTGATTCTTAGGATAATCCTGCAATCACAAAGTAGAAAAATCACCTGTTGATCAGCATCAAGTATCAATTCTTAAGAACAATGATGACAAAATCATATCCTTGAGCAAATTAATAAGTTATATACCACACAGGGGCGGAGGCTCATGACGCCAAGCGGTGTCACCCGACATCGCTTGGCtggaattattttttatttatatatacataaataatctggcgaatcaaaatatatattggttatatataaataaagtgaCGCTGCTCGATAAAAGTGCTTTCGTCCGCACGCT contains these protein-coding regions:
- the LOC132066325 gene encoding protein trichome birefringence-like 33 is translated as MSLSITKPFLVSNSELFNFVIVLEKNKDKLPPFAIGEGEKDCNLFSGKWVWDESSRPLYEESECPYLLPQVTCQEQGRPDKDYLYWRWQPSNCLIPRFNASLMLESLRGKRMMFVGDSLNRGQFYSMVCLLHKVIPNEAKSLHKVDSFTIFTAKDYNATIEFYWAPFLLESNADHPGKHRVSDRIVRKDSIDTHGKHWKGVDIMVFNTYIWWMSGRTFKILNGTFDDSVKDIAYVPTDNAYRMGMENLLRWIEQNVDPKRHRVFFTSMSPSHAWSKEWGGEPNQNCYNETKMIEDPNYWGSDSRKSIMQVIGVTFSKSKVSISLLNITQLSSYRKDAHTTIYKKQWNKLTPQQLANPFSYADCVHWCLPGLQDTWNELLFTKLFYP
- the LOC132068390 gene encoding protein trichome birefringence-like 33 isoform X1, which gives rise to MKPPLSSSPFSSSILRKLRLSTFLILILLSFIFLVTILYSEEFSCIFSQQQNAISRNIKKNKENLPFAIGETKEGCNVFNGRWVWDEKRPLYEESECPYIQPQLTCQQHGRPDKDYQHWRWQPHGCSLPSFNATLMLETLRGKKMLFVGDSLNRGQFVSMVCLVHRIIPEEAKSMKTVGSFDAFTIKDYNATIEFYWAPFLLESNSDNPAKHRIEERAVRKGSINTHGKNWIGADIIVFNTYLWWRSGTRFNIVQGSFDDEVKDIVEVSTEEAYGMAMKSMLGWIKKNMDPKKTRVFFTSMSPSHEKSLEWGGEPDKNCYNETKVIEDPNYWGSGSRKSIMQVIGEEFGKSKVPISLLNITQLSSYRKDAHTTIYKKQWHKLTPQQLANPFSYADCVHWCLPGLQDTWNELLFTKLFYP
- the LOC132068390 gene encoding protein trichome birefringence-like 33 isoform X2 — its product is MELPPPLPIFRKARFYNFLFILLSLVVFLITYSSYLLPSSPSVTSLANFIWPNPKSAKKNKENLPFAIGETKEGCNVFNGRWVWDEKRPLYEESECPYIQPQLTCQQHGRPDKDYQHWRWQPHGCSLPSFNATLMLETLRGKKMLFVGDSLNRGQFVSMVCLVHRIIPEEAKSMKTVGSFDAFTIKDYNATIEFYWAPFLLESNSDNPAKHRIEERAVRKGSINTHGKNWIGADIIVFNTYLWWRSGTRFNIVQGSFDDEVKDIVEVSTEEAYGMAMKSMLGWIKKNMDPKKTRVFFTSMSPSHEKSLEWGGEPDKNCYNETKVIEDPNYWGSGSRKSIMQVIGEEFGKSKVPISLLNITQLSSYRKDAHTTIYKKQWHKLTPQQLANPFSYADCVHWCLPGLQDTWNELLFTKLFYP